In the Methanobrevibacter boviskoreani JH1 genome, one interval contains:
- a CDS encoding peptidylprolyl isomerase: MKKAKIETEKGDIILELFPNEAPGTVANFEKLANSGFYDGLTFHRVIPNFVIQGGDPNGDGTGGPGYTIKCETEGNPHKHGTGALSMAHAGKDTGGSQFFITHSPQPHLDGVHTVFGQVIEGMDVVYKIRQGDKMTKVTVTG; the protein is encoded by the coding sequence ATGAAAAAAGCAAAAATAGAAACTGAGAAAGGAGATATAATATTAGAATTATTCCCAAATGAAGCTCCTGGTACTGTTGCTAACTTTGAAAAATTAGCAAATAGCGGATTTTATGACGGTTTAACTTTCCACAGAGTTATACCTAACTTTGTTATCCAAGGTGGAGATCCTAATGGAGATGGAACCGGAGGACCTGGTTACACAATTAAATGTGAAACTGAAGGAAACCCACACAAACATGGTACCGGTGCTTTATCAATGGCTCATGCAGGTAAAGATACTGGTGGAAGCCAATTCTTTATTACACATTCCCCTCAACCTCATTTAGACGGAGTCCATACCGTATTTGGTCAGGTTATTGAAGGTATGGATGTTGTCTATAAGATTAGACAAGGAGATAAAATGACCAAAGTAACTGTAACAGGTTAA
- a CDS encoding acetylornithine transaminase, with protein MNSQEVMDSYDKHVLHTYGRQPIVVDHGHGVKVYDLDGNEYLDFFAGIAVNNVGQTNDKVVEAIKEQAEKVIHCSNIYYNEPCAKLANTFAEVSDFSKVFFSNSGAEANEAAIKLARKYTGKGEIITALKSFHGRTMLTVTATGQEQFSKPFKPLPPGFKHVPYNDIKAMEDAISDDTCAIMLEVLQGEGGINVADKKYMKDVEKLCHDNDILLIVDEVQTGIGRCGTLFAYENYDIKPDIISLAKGLGGGVPIGATLATEEVSKGFVPGDHGSTFGGNPLAAAAANATLSVIKDENLLDNCKEMGKYLKEQLNTLKDKYDFVSDVRGLGLLVGVELTMEGGDVVDKMREKGVLINCTAGNVLRLAPALIIEKEDIDTMVEKLDQVFAEL; from the coding sequence ATGAATAGTCAAGAAGTTATGGATTCTTATGATAAACATGTGCTTCATACCTATGGAAGACAACCTATTGTAGTGGACCATGGTCATGGGGTAAAGGTTTATGATTTAGATGGAAATGAATATTTGGATTTTTTTGCTGGAATTGCAGTAAATAATGTTGGTCAAACTAATGATAAAGTTGTTGAAGCTATTAAAGAACAGGCTGAGAAGGTTATTCACTGTTCTAACATTTACTATAATGAACCATGTGCAAAGCTTGCAAACACATTTGCAGAAGTATCAGACTTTTCTAAAGTGTTTTTCTCAAATAGTGGTGCTGAGGCTAATGAGGCAGCTATTAAACTTGCAAGAAAATACACAGGTAAAGGTGAGATTATAACTGCATTGAAATCTTTCCATGGAAGAACAATGTTGACTGTAACTGCAACAGGTCAAGAACAATTTTCTAAACCATTTAAACCATTACCACCTGGTTTTAAACATGTTCCATATAATGATATTAAAGCAATGGAGGATGCAATCTCAGATGATACCTGCGCTATAATGTTAGAGGTACTACAGGGTGAAGGTGGAATTAATGTTGCAGATAAAAAATACATGAAGGACGTTGAGAAACTCTGTCATGATAATGATATTCTTCTAATTGTTGATGAGGTCCAGACTGGTATAGGAAGATGTGGAACCCTATTTGCATATGAAAACTATGATATTAAACCTGATATCATAAGCCTTGCTAAAGGTTTAGGTGGAGGAGTGCCAATAGGTGCAACCTTGGCTACCGAGGAGGTTTCCAAAGGTTTTGTTCCTGGAGATCATGGTTCAACCTTTGGTGGAAATCCATTGGCTGCTGCTGCAGCAAATGCTACATTAAGTGTTATTAAGGATGAGAACCTATTGGATAATTGTAAAGAAATGGGTAAATACCTTAAAGAACAGTTAAACACTTTAAAAGATAAATATGATTTTGTATCTGATGTAAGGGGTCTTGGTCTTTTAGTAGGTGTTGAGCTTACCATGGAAGGTGGAGATGTTGTTGATAAAATGAGAGAGAAAGGGGTTTTAATAAACTGTACTGCCGGTAATGTTTTAAGACTTGCTCCCGCTCTTATCATTGAAAAGGAAGATATCGACACCATGGTAGAAAAATTAGACCAAGTCTTTGCAGAATTATAA
- a CDS encoding NUDIX domain-containing protein, protein MRGIAQKDGKILVLKRHPKCRTYADLWEFPGGKAEKNEYFDQTLIREFKEETDLDISIDGFYEALEDIQPKRTTVQVYMKVNILGGDVKISDEHIDYAWKTLDEIKEMNLSRPTLKVLEKKNWTI, encoded by the coding sequence ATGCGAGGAATAGCTCAAAAAGACGGCAAAATATTAGTTTTAAAAAGACATCCTAAATGTAGAACTTATGCGGATTTATGGGAGTTTCCAGGTGGTAAAGCTGAAAAGAATGAATACTTTGATCAAACATTAATAAGGGAGTTTAAGGAAGAGACCGATCTTGACATATCAATTGATGGTTTTTACGAGGCACTAGAAGACATCCAACCTAAGAGAACAACAGTGCAGGTTTATATGAAAGTGAATATATTAGGCGGCGATGTAAAAATCAGCGATGAGCATATTGACTATGCTTGGAAAACCCTTGATGAGATAAAAGAAATGAATCTCTCAAGACCTACCTTAAAGGTTTTAGAAAAAAAGAATTGGACAATCTAA
- a CDS encoding glycosyltransferase family 2 protein: MVKVSVIIPIYNVENYLEECLDSIVNQTLKDIEIICVNDGSTDNSLDIINKYAAKDDRITVIDQENGGHAVATNRGMDLAKGKYLYLMDSDDFVKTDALEKSYKLAEEKQVDFVLFQAINYDDDNDIYYKTEDYSMNKVYNKVKDNVFSYKDLDGDLSFGITVTPWTKLYNRKFVEDCGARFPEGLIFEDNVFFWEVFFAAKKICFLKDHLFYRRWHGNSSTRAGDQRFMDSYKVVDLVIDVFKENNMLYGDYERNLFNKAVRTNYNRFKSIQEDYKQSYLDGIRETYNSWINNKVSYDEIVSFLYRRNKFIFDTILENDNPVVVRLSVENFDLKNTNKKLLSSRSWKMTAPMRRFRNRFR; this comes from the coding sequence ATGGTAAAAGTTTCAGTTATAATACCTATATATAATGTTGAGAACTATTTAGAAGAGTGTTTAGATAGTATTGTTAATCAGACCTTAAAGGATATAGAAATCATATGTGTTAATGACGGTTCCACAGATAATTCATTGGATATTATAAATAAATATGCAGCTAAAGATGATAGGATAACTGTAATTGATCAAGAAAACGGTGGTCATGCAGTAGCTACAAATAGGGGAATGGATTTAGCTAAAGGTAAATACCTTTATTTAATGGATTCCGATGATTTTGTTAAAACAGATGCCCTTGAAAAATCATATAAATTGGCTGAGGAGAAACAAGTTGATTTTGTACTTTTCCAAGCTATAAACTATGATGATGATAATGACATATACTATAAAACTGAAGATTATTCAATGAACAAAGTATATAATAAAGTTAAAGATAATGTATTCAGTTATAAGGATTTAGATGGGGATTTAAGTTTTGGCATAACTGTAACTCCATGGACTAAATTGTATAATAGGAAATTTGTTGAAGATTGTGGGGCAAGATTCCCTGAGGGACTCATTTTTGAGGATAATGTATTTTTCTGGGAAGTTTTCTTTGCTGCTAAAAAAATCTGTTTCTTAAAAGATCATTTGTTCTATAGAAGATGGCATGGTAATTCCTCAACCCGTGCAGGTGATCAACGATTCATGGATAGTTACAAAGTTGTTGACTTAGTAATTGATGTTTTTAAAGAAAACAACATGTTATATGGGGATTATGAAAGAAACTTATTTAACAAAGCTGTTAGAACAAATTATAACAGATTTAAAAGTATTCAGGAAGATTATAAACAGAGCTATTTAGATGGTATTAGGGAAACCTATAATTCTTGGATTAATAATAAAGTTTCCTATGACGAGATTGTAAGTTTCTTATACAGACGTAATAAATTTATATTTGATACTATATTGGAAAATGATAATCCAGTAGTTGTAAGATTATCTGTTGAGAACTTTGATTTAAAAAACACTAATAAAAAACTATTGTCCTCTAGAAGTTGGAAAATGACTGCTCCAATGAGAAGGTTCAGAAATCGTTTCAGATGA
- a CDS encoding aldo/keto reductase codes for MEKIELGQTGMIVNKIGFGALPLQRSDERDAVRFLKKAYNNGINFFDTARAYTNSEERIGKALSDVRENIYIASKTKSTTPEEVWKDLETSLKNLKTDYIDLYQFHNPPFCPKPNDEHGIYDVFLEAKEEGLIKHIGITSHKHSLANKEIKSGLFETMQYPFSYLSDEKDFRILDLCMENNMGFIAMKALSGGLIKNSKAAYAFIEEYPEVVPIWGIQKESELDEFLKWGEINPRMDDKIKEVIRKDKEELQGDFCRGCAYCQPCREDIQISMCARMSLWIRRFPTEPYLTKEYQDMMSKIEDCEECGDCIKRCPYELNIPELLKENYKDYQNVLSGKTKIE; via the coding sequence ATGGAAAAGATTGAGTTAGGCCAAACTGGAATGATAGTGAATAAAATAGGTTTTGGAGCATTGCCCCTTCAAAGATCTGATGAGAGGGATGCTGTTAGATTTCTAAAAAAGGCTTATAATAATGGTATTAATTTTTTTGATACTGCAAGAGCATACACAAATAGTGAGGAAAGAATTGGTAAAGCATTATCAGATGTAAGGGAGAATATTTACATTGCATCAAAGACCAAGTCAACCACACCGGAAGAGGTGTGGAAAGATTTGGAAACTAGTCTTAAAAATCTTAAAACCGACTACATTGACCTTTATCAATTTCATAATCCCCCATTTTGTCCAAAGCCCAATGACGAACACGGAATATATGATGTGTTTTTAGAAGCCAAAGAAGAGGGATTAATTAAACATATTGGAATAACCTCACATAAACACTCACTTGCAAATAAAGAGATAAAAAGTGGTTTATTTGAAACTATGCAATATCCTTTCTCATATTTATCTGACGAAAAGGATTTCAGAATTTTAGATTTATGTATGGAAAATAATATGGGATTCATTGCAATGAAAGCATTAAGTGGAGGATTAATTAAAAATTCCAAAGCAGCTTATGCATTTATTGAAGAGTATCCCGAGGTTGTTCCAATTTGGGGTATTCAGAAAGAGTCTGAATTAGACGAATTCTTGAAATGGGGAGAAATCAATCCTAGAATGGATGATAAAATCAAAGAGGTAATTAGAAAAGATAAGGAAGAACTTCAGGGTGATTTTTGTCGTGGATGTGCCTATTGTCAACCTTGTAGAGAGGACATACAAATCAGCATGTGTGCTAGAATGTCTCTGTGGATTAGACGTTTTCCAACAGAACCATATTTAACAAAGGAATATCAGGATATGATGTCTAAAATCGAGGACTGTGAGGAATGTGGAGATTGTATAAAACGTTGTCCATATGAGTTAAACATTCCAGAACTTTTAAAAGAAAATTATAAGGATTATCAGAATGTTTTATCTGGAAAAACAAAGATAGAATAA
- a CDS encoding glycosyltransferase family 2 protein, whose product MVKISVIMPVYNGEDFLERSCKNLSKQTLDDFELICVDDGSSDNSLEELKKLSDKYDFIKIFSQDNQGSGKARNYGISKAQGEYIAFLDADDIFIDKDALEKMYNAGIEYDADMVAGNLLRVDNHGKLLKNFNYVDDNYAYCSKIEKIRPEEYGIPWAFYKNIYRKDFLDRYDIRFPDLKRGQDPVFLAHILTKIDYIVTVPVNLYGYSFEAAGGPNKRINNYEKKHDYMMHYYQCFKILDGDGKFNDSLIKYAESLFIFLSLEDNIHDKDLFKAVHEVFEKDNPELFNNHLEEIVCLRLSLADMYDFYSYENSIDNIEESLINSSLNGSIPDKILDKYSEFVENNSKEEDMVCVSKSLINKAIPNLVNERTGKLEELLSSNSWKMTAPIRKFKNRLKKQ is encoded by the coding sequence ATGGTTAAAATCTCAGTTATTATGCCTGTTTATAATGGTGAGGATTTTCTAGAAAGATCATGTAAAAATCTATCTAAACAAACACTTGATGACTTTGAGCTAATATGTGTTGATGATGGTTCTAGTGATAATTCCCTGGAAGAATTGAAGAAACTATCAGATAAATATGATTTTATAAAAATATTTAGTCAGGATAATCAAGGTTCCGGTAAAGCCAGAAATTACGGAATCAGTAAAGCCCAGGGAGAATATATCGCTTTTTTAGATGCAGATGATATCTTCATTGATAAAGACGCATTAGAGAAAATGTATAATGCAGGTATAGAATATGATGCAGACATGGTTGCAGGAAATCTATTAAGAGTTGATAACCATGGTAAACTTTTAAAGAACTTTAATTATGTTGATGATAACTATGCATATTGCTCCAAGATTGAAAAGATTCGTCCAGAGGAATATGGTATTCCATGGGCTTTTTACAAGAATATCTATAGAAAAGACTTTTTAGATAGATATGATATTCGTTTTCCAGATTTAAAAAGAGGTCAAGATCCTGTATTTCTTGCCCATATATTAACTAAAATTGATTATATTGTTACGGTACCTGTTAATTTATATGGTTATAGTTTTGAAGCTGCAGGAGGACCAAATAAAAGGATTAATAATTACGAGAAAAAACATGATTATATGATGCATTATTATCAATGTTTTAAAATACTTGATGGTGATGGTAAATTCAACGATTCCTTAATAAAATATGCCGAATCCCTTTTCATATTTTTATCATTAGAAGATAATATACATGATAAAGACTTGTTTAAAGCTGTCCATGAGGTATTTGAAAAGGATAATCCTGAACTTTTTAATAACCATTTAGAAGAGATAGTATGCCTTCGTTTATCCCTTGCAGATATGTATGATTTCTATAGTTATGAAAACTCTATAGATAATATTGAAGAGAGCTTAATTAATTCTAGTTTAAATGGTTCCATTCCAGATAAAATTCTAGATAAATACTCTGAATTTGTTGAGAATAATTCAAAAGAAGAGGACATGGTTTGTGTAAGTAAAAGTCTGATTAATAAAGCTATTCCTAATTTGGTTAATGAGAGGACAGGTAAACTAGAAGAGTTATTGTCCTCCAATAGTTGGAAGATGACGGCTCCAATTAGAAAGTTTAAAAACAGACTTAAAAAACAGTAA
- a CDS encoding glycosyltransferase family 2 protein, with the protein MVKISVIMPVYNGEKYLNNSILSLSKQSLKDFELICIDDGSSDNSLEVLNDLSKKYDFIRILKQDNQGSGKARNYGIDEALGEYIAFLDADDFFVDENALEEMYNAGVDYDADMVAGNLCYAKDNKILRNHNPNYDRDFYYYCSKLEKISPKDYGIPWAFYKNIFKKDFIKENNIYFPDYKRGQDPVFLAEILTSIDFMVTVPVCLYAYSYDIGGGSRYKNDTPEKRLGYIKNYFDCFNFFDNAGFYESSYKYKQRLVGFITTIADEYKREYWKVIHKVFEEDNPNYFENLDAETAFLQLCIIDPNSDYLSKAINDVDKNLFKIYLKDGKIPESIMDKYSEILSNNKEDSITLSKDLFNFFSKEINDLKKENKRLLSSKSWRITAPLRKLKRKL; encoded by the coding sequence ATGGTTAAGATTTCTGTAATTATGCCTGTTTATAATGGTGAAAAATACCTTAATAATTCTATTTTAAGTTTATCTAAACAAAGTTTAAAAGATTTTGAGTTGATTTGTATTGATGACGGTTCTTCAGACAACTCTCTAGAAGTATTAAATGATCTATCTAAAAAATATGATTTTATAAGAATCCTCAAACAGGATAATCAAGGTTCTGGTAAAGCCAGAAACTATGGAATTGATGAGGCTTTAGGAGAATATATCGCTTTTTTAGATGCAGATGATTTTTTTGTTGATGAAAACGCATTGGAAGAAATGTATAATGCCGGTGTGGATTATGATGCAGATATGGTTGCAGGAAATCTTTGTTATGCTAAAGATAATAAGATATTAAGAAACCATAATCCAAATTATGACCGTGATTTCTATTATTATTGTTCAAAGCTAGAGAAGATTTCTCCAAAAGACTATGGTATTCCTTGGGCTTTTTATAAAAATATTTTCAAGAAAGACTTTATAAAAGAGAATAATATTTATTTTCCTGATTATAAAAGAGGTCAAGATCCTGTATTTCTTGCAGAAATTTTAACTAGTATTGATTTTATGGTAACTGTTCCTGTTTGTTTATATGCTTATAGTTATGATATTGGTGGAGGTTCTAGATATAAGAATGACACTCCTGAGAAGAGATTAGGTTATATTAAAAATTATTTTGATTGTTTTAACTTCTTTGATAATGCAGGTTTCTATGAATCTTCCTATAAATATAAGCAAAGATTAGTTGGTTTTATCACAACGATTGCAGATGAATATAAAAGGGAATACTGGAAAGTAATTCATAAAGTTTTTGAGGAGGATAATCCTAATTATTTTGAAAATCTTGATGCAGAAACTGCCTTTCTTCAATTATGCATAATAGATCCAAATTCTGATTACCTCTCTAAGGCAATTAATGATGTGGATAAAAACTTGTTTAAGATATATTTAAAGGATGGTAAGATTCCTGAAAGTATTATGGATAAGTATTCTGAAATCTTATCAAATAATAAAGAGGACAGTATAACATTAAGTAAGGATCTGTTTAATTTCTTTTCTAAAGAGATTAATGATTTAAAAAAGGAGAATAAAAGATTATTGTCTTCTAAAAGTTGGAGAATAACTGCTCCACTTAGAAAATTAAAACGTAAATTGTGA
- the dapF gene encoding diaminopimelate epimerase, which translates to MDLKGLKFSKMHGIGNDFVIIDESKQTVISESDKPEACRFLCDRHFGVGSDGVLFVETSDVADLGYRMFNPDGSEAEMCGNGIRCFADFVYRKKILETESMTIETKSGIKTVDITLENNEPKFFRVNMGLSTFNTDEVPMKYDKEECVDGEIEVDGEKFNITVLSVGNPHVIIFVDDVDSVDIDRFGPLFESHHLFPEKINVHFVEAISEHEGKMRTWERGAGVTLACGTGATSTAIAGYKLGVFSSDVLLHLPGGNLKFTVYDDNGQLGAFMEGPATLVFDGEIQ; encoded by the coding sequence ATGGATTTAAAAGGTCTAAAATTTTCTAAAATGCATGGTATCGGTAATGATTTTGTAATTATTGATGAAAGTAAACAAACAGTTATTTCCGAATCAGATAAACCTGAAGCATGCAGATTCTTATGTGACAGACATTTCGGTGTAGGATCAGATGGAGTATTATTTGTCGAAACCTCAGATGTAGCAGACTTAGGATATAGAATGTTTAACCCAGACGGTTCCGAAGCTGAAATGTGTGGAAATGGTATTAGGTGTTTTGCAGATTTCGTATATCGTAAGAAAATATTGGAAACAGAATCAATGACTATTGAAACTAAAAGTGGTATTAAAACAGTTGATATTACCTTGGAAAACAACGAACCTAAATTCTTTAGAGTTAATATGGGTTTATCCACTTTTAACACCGATGAGGTTCCGATGAAATATGATAAAGAGGAATGTGTCGACGGTGAAATCGAAGTGGATGGCGAGAAGTTCAATATCACCGTTTTAAGTGTTGGAAACCCTCACGTTATAATATTTGTTGACGATGTTGACAGTGTGGATATTGATAGATTTGGTCCATTGTTCGAGTCCCACCATCTATTTCCAGAGAAGATTAATGTTCACTTTGTTGAGGCCATCTCAGAACATGAAGGTAAAATGAGAACCTGGGAACGTGGTGCTGGAGTAACTTTGGCATGTGGAACTGGTGCTACATCTACAGCTATTGCAGGTTACAAGTTAGGTGTTTTCAGTTCCGATGTTCTTCTACATTTACCTGGTGGAAACCTTAAATTCACCGTATATGATGATAATGGCCAGTTAGGTGCATTTATGGAAGGACCTGCTACTTTAGTATTTGACGGGGAAATCCAATAA
- a CDS encoding glycosyltransferase family 2 protein, with protein sequence MVGISVIVPVYNVENYLEEALNSILNQTFTDIEVLCINDGSKDNSLDILYDFQRKDERIKVIDKENGGCGSARNKGLDLAKGKYIYFFDPDDKTKPEALEKLYDNAESNDSDLVMFKLATFMDGHEVDYSHPAYNFDELFKGKDFNNFSFNRDDIKHYVLNSSFAPWLKLYKKEFLDSYDDFRFVLGLAFDDVPFHVMSLVRAKRISFVPDYLYFYRLSNPTSVNNTKSNQIDIFKIIDIVEGFLRSEGVFDEFEYEFTKFKIEHILRYVLSTNSIEYFNLAKDQFKNLNVKSIPEDSDLLGRYNLLLDSDSYFDYQQNLLFYNNRMNRKYHIINTSPSFYAKKAYKKLFK encoded by the coding sequence ATGGTTGGTATTTCAGTTATAGTTCCTGTTTATAATGTGGAAAATTATTTGGAGGAAGCCCTTAATTCTATTTTAAATCAAACATTTACTGATATTGAGGTTTTATGTATTAATGACGGTTCTAAAGATAATTCCTTAGATATTCTATATGATTTTCAAAGGAAAGATGAAAGAATTAAAGTTATTGATAAAGAGAATGGTGGATGTGGGTCTGCAAGAAACAAGGGTCTGGATTTAGCTAAAGGTAAATATATTTACTTCTTTGATCCAGATGATAAAACAAAACCTGAGGCATTGGAAAAATTATATGATAATGCGGAATCTAATGATTCCGATTTGGTGATGTTTAAACTTGCAACATTTATGGACGGCCATGAGGTAGACTACAGCCACCCTGCATATAATTTTGATGAGCTATTTAAAGGCAAGGATTTTAATAATTTCTCTTTCAACCGTGATGACATTAAACATTATGTTTTAAACTCCTCTTTTGCACCATGGTTAAAACTATATAAAAAAGAGTTTTTGGACAGTTATGATGACTTTAGATTTGTATTGGGTCTTGCTTTTGACGATGTTCCATTTCATGTAATGTCCCTTGTTAGGGCTAAGAGAATTTCATTTGTACCAGACTATCTCTATTTCTATAGGTTGTCCAATCCCACATCTGTCAATAATACGAAGTCTAATCAGATAGACATCTTCAAAATCATTGATATTGTTGAGGGTTTCTTAAGAAGTGAAGGGGTTTTCGATGAATTTGAATATGAGTTTACTAAATTTAAAATAGAGCATATTTTAAGATATGTCCTATCAACCAATTCCATTGAATACTTTAATTTAGCAAAGGATCAATTCAAAAACCTAAACGTTAAGTCTATTCCAGAGGATTCAGATTTACTTGGAAGATATAATCTGTTGTTGGACTCAGATTCCTATTTTGACTATCAACAGAATCTATTATTCTATAATAACCGTATGAATAGAAAATATCATATAATAAATACCAGTCCTTCATTTTATGCTAAAAAGGCTTATAAAAAATTGTTTAAATAA
- a CDS encoding DNA glycosylase produces the protein MNFNNLIDLELTQYSGQTSQSPWRLDCESNSFNNVIIVDNIPVLLKLSQNNIDSMNLDYEIPTAIDESIIDKNKLESKIKSEVNRIYDLDYDLSKFYNYLKEDEKLAPSAEFCKGLRLFIAADPFESIIASISSSNNSIARWTKTIDKIKKIWGDEYLFPSGRYYKFPPSEVLMEAYENNLEEYEADNRQMEIECYTNNLKSCGLGYRVPYVKQASEIFTLEMDLNDFYHMSYDEAYNEIIKIKGVGPKVADCILLYGFNFREAFPSDVWIKRIVSYLYFDNDQSIPVKKIREFGMEEFGDYAGYVQLYLFHYARKSGLMDKLSKK, from the coding sequence ATGAATTTTAATAATCTCATTGATTTAGAATTAACCCAGTATTCTGGTCAAACATCACAGTCCCCATGGAGATTGGATTGTGAATCTAATAGTTTTAACAATGTAATTATTGTAGACAATATTCCCGTTCTTTTGAAATTAAGCCAAAACAATATTGATTCAATGAATCTGGATTATGAGATACCAACAGCTATTGATGAATCAATTATAGATAAAAATAAGTTGGAATCTAAAATAAAATCCGAGGTAAATAGAATTTACGATTTGGATTATGATTTAAGTAAATTCTACAATTATTTAAAAGAGGATGAGAAGTTAGCTCCGTCTGCAGAATTCTGTAAAGGTCTTAGACTTTTCATTGCAGCTGATCCTTTTGAATCAATTATTGCATCTATCTCCTCATCAAACAACTCAATAGCAAGATGGACTAAAACCATTGATAAGATTAAGAAGATATGGGGAGACGAATATCTTTTTCCATCTGGAAGGTACTATAAGTTTCCACCATCTGAGGTATTGATGGAGGCTTATGAAAATAATCTGGAGGAATATGAGGCAGACAATAGACAGATGGAAATAGAATGTTATACTAACAATCTTAAATCCTGTGGATTAGGTTATAGGGTACCTTATGTTAAACAGGCTAGTGAGATATTTACACTTGAAATGGACCTCAACGATTTTTATCATATGTCCTATGATGAGGCATATAATGAGATAATCAAGATTAAAGGTGTAGGTCCTAAAGTTGCTGATTGTATTTTATTATATGGTTTTAATTTTAGGGAAGCCTTTCCATCTGATGTCTGGATTAAAAGAATAGTTTCATACCTATATTTTGATAATGACCAAAGTATTCCAGTTAAAAAAATCAGGGAATTTGGAATGGAAGAGTTCGGTGATTATGCAGGATATGTTCAATTGTATCTTTTCCACTATGCAAGAAAATCTGGTTTAATGGATAAGTTATCTAAAAAATAG
- the lysA gene encoding diaminopimelate decarboxylase: MDLNIKVNDKDHLDIGGADAVDIANEFGTPVYAIDENRIRDNYNRFYNAFSKYYPDFKVFYACKANTNLAVMKILESEGCCVDTVSPGEVYISEKLGFSPDRILFTGNNITNEELKMVHDMGVILNVDSRSALKRLAEVVDPKGLKVSIRVNPMVGAGHHEHTITGGVMSKFGIMDNEATEVYKLAQDLGFDPIGIHSHIGSGILDPEPFKLAIGSTMDIAGKVHEDLGIDFEFVDFGGGIGVPYTPDEKALDIDHFAHENVEFFKGKLKEYNMKNPTMFLEPGRYIVADAVTLLVQVNSVKQSYRKYIGVDAGFNTLLRPCMYGSYHHIVDASKMSAPITQEVDVAGDVCESGDLFARDRPLPDIEEGDILGILNSGAYGFTMASNYNSRPLPAEVLIKDGNPTLVRKAQTFDDLFRNQIIPDYLQ, from the coding sequence ATGGACTTAAATATTAAAGTAAATGATAAAGACCATTTGGATATTGGTGGTGCTGATGCAGTGGATATTGCAAATGAATTTGGTACTCCAGTATATGCAATAGATGAAAACCGTATTAGGGATAATTATAATAGATTTTACAATGCTTTTTCAAAATATTATCCTGACTTTAAAGTGTTCTATGCTTGTAAAGCAAATACAAACCTTGCTGTCATGAAAATCTTAGAGAGTGAAGGTTGTTGCGTTGATACAGTATCACCTGGTGAAGTTTATATCTCTGAAAAATTAGGATTCTCTCCAGATAGAATATTATTTACAGGAAATAACATTACAAATGAAGAGCTTAAAATGGTTCATGACATGGGTGTTATTTTAAATGTTGATTCCAGATCTGCTTTAAAAAGACTTGCAGAAGTTGTTGATCCTAAAGGTTTAAAAGTGTCCATAAGGGTAAATCCGATGGTTGGTGCAGGTCACCATGAACATACTATTACCGGTGGAGTAATGAGTAAATTCGGTATTATGGATAATGAGGCTACAGAAGTTTATAAATTAGCTCAGGATTTAGGATTTGATCCTATCGGTATCCATTCACATATAGGTTCAGGTATATTGGATCCGGAACCATTTAAGTTAGCTATTGGTTCTACTATGGATATAGCAGGTAAAGTACATGAGGATTTAGGTATTGACTTTGAGTTTGTTGATTTCGGTGGAGGTATAGGAGTACCTTATACACCTGATGAGAAGGCATTGGATATTGATCATTTTGCCCATGAAAATGTAGAGTTCTTTAAAGGAAAATTAAAAGAATATAATATGAAAAATCCAACCATGTTCTTAGAACCTGGAAGATATATAGTTGCAGATGCTGTAACCTTACTTGTACAAGTAAACAGTGTAAAACAAAGTTATAGAAAATATATTGGTGTGGACGCAGGATTTAACACCTTACTTAGGCCATGTATGTATGGTTCCTACCATCATATTGTAGATGCAAGTAAAATGAGTGCACCAATAACACAAGAGGTAGATGTCGCAGGAGATGTATGTGAATCCGGAGATTTATTTGCAAGGGATAGACCTCTTCCAGATATTGAGGAAGGAGATATTTTAGGTATCTTAAACAGTGGAGCATATGGATTTACCATGGCTTCAAACTATAATTCAAGACCACTTCCTGCTGAGGTTTTAATTAAGGATGGTAATCCAACCTTAGTTCGTAAAGCTCAAACATTTGATGATCTATTTAGAAATCAAATTATCCCAGATTATTTACAATAA